The following are from one region of the Salicibibacter kimchii genome:
- a CDS encoding 4-hydroxyphenylacetate 3-hydroxylase family protein — translation MGIRTGAEYIQALKTNKPDVWMGGRKITDIVNEDNFKQPIREIARLYDMQHDPKYQDSITRISDETGERVSNAFIVPKNYDDLMARKDLYSTWAEETFGLMGRTPDFLNITVTSMASSPEFFDDFNPQWYENVKNYHKYIRDNDLFLTHALVNPQADRSKASHEQEEEFAHLGAVEETSEGIIVRGAKMLATLAPVTDEVIVYPFPGFKPGDEKYTLSFAVPIDTPGLRLLCREPMQDGKRPIADHPLASRFEESDAILIFNDVLVPWHRVFLYNNVDAGNQLYGRTGLSQNTHQNAVRGLVKLRFAQQIASKIADSIGVDGFLNVQTQLGELVQSVETIRALLRVSEEEYEIKANGEAVPNPIPLETIRGILPKAYPRAIEVIQTIGAAGLILPPTHADMDIPELKQDIDRYYKGRAGISSVERIKLLKLGWDLSGEAFGQRLVQYERYYSGDPVRKLGMFYNNYKKRQKTFPMVDRALSEADASKNMVDSKS, via the coding sequence ATGGGCATTCGAACAGGGGCTGAGTATATTCAAGCCCTTAAAACTAATAAGCCAGATGTATGGATGGGCGGAAGAAAGATCACTGACATTGTAAATGAAGACAATTTTAAGCAACCGATTCGTGAAATTGCCAGGTTATATGATATGCAGCATGATCCTAAGTATCAGGACAGCATTACCAGGATTAGTGATGAAACCGGAGAAAGGGTCTCTAATGCCTTTATCGTCCCGAAAAATTATGACGATCTTATGGCACGTAAAGATTTATATTCAACTTGGGCGGAAGAAACTTTTGGGTTAATGGGAAGAACGCCCGATTTCCTGAATATAACGGTCACATCAATGGCCAGTAGTCCAGAGTTCTTTGATGATTTTAATCCACAGTGGTACGAAAATGTTAAGAATTACCATAAATATATTCGTGATAACGACCTTTTTCTCACACATGCATTGGTCAATCCGCAAGCAGATCGAAGTAAAGCCTCACATGAACAAGAAGAAGAGTTCGCGCATTTGGGAGCCGTTGAGGAAACATCTGAGGGCATTATTGTACGTGGTGCAAAAATGCTTGCAACGTTAGCTCCTGTCACAGATGAGGTTATCGTCTATCCATTCCCAGGATTTAAACCAGGTGATGAAAAATATACATTATCTTTTGCTGTACCCATCGATACGCCTGGATTGCGCCTACTATGCCGTGAGCCGATGCAAGACGGAAAACGACCGATCGCTGACCATCCTTTAGCATCCAGATTTGAGGAATCCGATGCGATATTAATTTTCAACGATGTCCTCGTACCGTGGCATCGAGTATTTCTTTATAACAATGTTGATGCAGGAAATCAATTATATGGGAGAACAGGTTTAAGCCAAAATACTCATCAAAATGCTGTTCGAGGATTGGTGAAGCTAAGATTCGCCCAGCAAATTGCATCAAAAATTGCCGATTCTATAGGTGTTGATGGCTTCTTAAATGTTCAGACCCAACTCGGAGAATTAGTTCAATCCGTAGAGACAATCAGAGCTTTGCTACGAGTATCTGAAGAAGAATATGAAATTAAGGCAAATGGTGAGGCTGTTCCCAATCCTATACCGTTGGAAACGATCCGAGGAATCTTACCGAAAGCGTATCCGAGAGCTATTGAGGTCATCCAAACGATAGGGGCTGCCGGATTAATTTTACCGCCAACGCATGCTGATATGGACATTCCGGAATTAAAGCAAGATATCGACCGGTACTACAAAGGCCGAGCAGGAATTTCCAGTGTAGAGCGTATAAAGTTGTTGAAATTGGGATGGGATCTAAGCGGCGAAGCATTTGGACAAAGGCTCGTTCAGTACGAGCGATATTATTCAGGAGACCCTGTTCGCAAATTGGGGATGTTTTATAACAATTATAAAAAACGTCAAAAAACCTTCCCGATGGTTGATAGAGCATTAAGTGAAGCGGACGCTTCAAAGAATATGGTTGACAGCAAGTCATAA
- a CDS encoding IclR family transcriptional regulator codes for MYHQDINDALPLVYDLIRKYKCVVHIGMYDAGTVRFVLKVSAEDAVELPTTFLGAKKPAYSTSTGKVLLAYNPSFVQPTVARGLVRESQNTITSTYNLRKELSTIKKNGYALSDNENDTQTFAIAAPITAYSGQTVAALNMVGSIDYMNSINQRQAIQDVVRIAKLISKHVGYIENE; via the coding sequence ATGTATCATCAGGATATTAATGATGCCCTTCCACTTGTATATGATCTCATTCGGAAATATAAATGTGTGGTTCATATTGGTATGTATGATGCAGGTACCGTAAGGTTCGTACTCAAGGTGTCTGCAGAAGATGCAGTTGAACTGCCCACTACTTTCCTGGGAGCGAAAAAACCAGCTTATAGCACGAGTACAGGGAAAGTGTTACTGGCCTATAATCCGTCTTTTGTACAGCCTACAGTAGCCAGAGGTCTTGTTCGAGAAAGCCAAAATACTATTACTAGCACGTATAATTTAAGGAAAGAATTGAGTACGATTAAAAAAAACGGTTATGCCTTAAGTGATAATGAGAACGACACACAAACGTTCGCAATCGCTGCCCCTATTACTGCGTATTCCGGACAAACGGTAGCAGCGTTAAATATGGTTGGTTCGATTGATTACATGAATAGCATCAACCAAAGGCAAGCGATTCAAGACGTCGTTAGAATAGCGAAGCTAATTTCCAAGCATGTAGGATATATTGAAAATGAATAG
- a CDS encoding 3-hydroxyanthranilate 3,4-dioxygenase, with protein sequence MALQSRAFDIQQLIEDNKHLLKPPVNNMVLWEDSEFIAMLLGGPNKRRDFHIDPSDEFFYQIKGSCFVECINENQEREVVEVKEGEMFMLPADVPHSPHRIADSYGIVLERKRGEGELESFVWFCDKCNHEMHRATVQLTDIGTQVKEAIEKFNADEELKTCDNCGHKMAPEAEEWTAKA encoded by the coding sequence ATGGCATTACAAAGCAGAGCATTTGATATCCAACAATTAATTGAAGACAACAAGCATTTACTGAAACCACCGGTCAACAACATGGTTCTTTGGGAAGATTCTGAATTTATCGCAATGCTCTTAGGCGGACCAAATAAACGTCGAGATTTTCATATTGACCCTTCAGATGAGTTCTTTTATCAAATTAAAGGAAGCTGCTTTGTTGAGTGTATCAACGAAAATCAAGAGCGTGAAGTTGTGGAAGTTAAAGAAGGGGAAATGTTTATGCTGCCTGCAGATGTTCCGCACTCTCCCCACCGTATTGCAGATTCTTACGGAATTGTTCTCGAACGAAAGAGAGGCGAAGGTGAGCTGGAAAGCTTCGTCTGGTTCTGTGACAAGTGTAACCATGAAATGCATAGGGCGACCGTGCAACTAACAGATATCGGGACACAAGTGAAAGAAGCCATCGAAAAATTCAACGCAGACGAGGAGCTCAAGACTTGTGACAATTGTGGTCATAAAATGGCGCCGGAAGCAGAAGAATGGACGGCAAAGGCATGA
- a CDS encoding amidohydrolase family protein — protein sequence MRVDFHTHIIPGDLPDFTKKYSQDRWPVLKPTCSCGANIMVSGKVFREVTDQVWDPKKRIDDMGKEGVDMQVLSPIPVTFSYWALVSEALDMAQIQNDFIADTVKSNPSKFLGLGTVPLQDADAAIKEMDRCIHDLKLHGIEIGTNVNGKNLDEEYLLAFFEMAAKWEVPLFIHPWETMARDRTPRHNFMYTVGMPSETALAAASLIWSGVIEKFPNLKICFSHGGGSFPFILPRLDQGWNVWPDLRKTINPPSHYLDQLYFDALNYDPLNLQFLIDRFGYDKVMMGSDYPFLLRETPPGHTIDELESLTPKQRDQLLGINALNFLNIKEKFE from the coding sequence ATGAGAGTCGATTTTCACACGCACATTATCCCAGGAGATCTTCCGGATTTCACGAAAAAATATAGTCAAGATCGTTGGCCGGTATTGAAGCCTACATGTTCTTGCGGTGCCAATATAATGGTAAGCGGTAAAGTGTTTCGTGAAGTGACTGATCAAGTATGGGACCCGAAAAAACGAATCGACGATATGGGGAAAGAGGGCGTTGATATGCAAGTCCTCTCCCCCATCCCTGTTACGTTTTCATATTGGGCACTGGTATCCGAAGCGCTGGATATGGCACAAATCCAAAATGATTTTATTGCGGATACGGTTAAATCAAACCCTTCAAAATTTCTTGGTTTAGGAACAGTACCGCTCCAGGATGCAGATGCAGCGATTAAAGAAATGGATCGCTGCATTCATGATCTAAAACTCCACGGGATTGAAATTGGAACAAATGTAAATGGTAAAAACCTAGACGAAGAATATTTGCTTGCTTTTTTCGAAATGGCGGCCAAGTGGGAAGTTCCTTTATTTATTCACCCTTGGGAGACAATGGCGAGGGACAGGACACCGAGGCACAATTTTATGTATACGGTAGGAATGCCAAGTGAAACAGCACTGGCAGCAGCAAGTTTGATTTGGAGCGGCGTCATCGAAAAGTTTCCGAACCTAAAGATTTGCTTCTCTCACGGTGGAGGTTCATTTCCATTTATACTTCCAAGGCTCGATCAAGGATGGAACGTATGGCCGGATTTGAGAAAGACGATAAATCCTCCAAGTCACTACTTGGATCAGCTATACTTCGATGCACTTAATTATGACCCATTAAACCTGCAATTTCTCATTGATCGTTTTGGTTATGACAAGGTAATGATGGGCTCAGATTATCCATTTTTGTTAAGAGAAACCCCTCCAGGTCATACGATTGATGAATTGGAATCGCTCACTCCTAAACAGAGAGACCAGTTGTTAGGAATAAATGCTTTGAACTTTTTGAATATAAAGGAGAAGTTTGAATAA
- a CDS encoding RidA family protein: MDSTTMTPEEKLKMMDIKLSPVRPAAGNYTSHVKVGNLIFTSGQGVDNYHGKLGDTLTLEDGYNASRQSMINLINVLKAELGELSRVKKIVKILGFVNSTETFTDQPVVMNGASDLLAEVFGEAGEHARSAVGMAQLPNNTAIEIEMIVEVQDD; encoded by the coding sequence ATGGACTCAACGACAATGACACCGGAAGAAAAATTAAAAATGATGGATATCAAACTTTCGCCGGTACGCCCAGCGGCAGGTAATTATACGAGTCATGTTAAGGTTGGAAACCTTATCTTTACCTCTGGGCAGGGTGTAGATAATTATCATGGTAAGTTGGGTGATACGCTAACGTTAGAGGATGGTTATAACGCTTCGCGCCAATCGATGATTAACTTAATCAATGTTTTAAAGGCTGAACTCGGTGAACTTAGTAGGGTAAAAAAGATTGTAAAGATACTAGGTTTTGTAAACAGCACGGAAACGTTTACTGACCAACCTGTTGTCATGAATGGTGCCTCCGACTTGCTTGCTGAAGTTTTTGGAGAAGCGGGAGAACATGCACGATCAGCAGTAGGCATGGCGCAATTACCCAATAATACAGCCATAGAAATCGAAATGATCGTGGAAGTACAGGACGATTGA
- a CDS encoding aldehyde dehydrogenase, with amino-acid sequence MRVMETDHKKMGSIDSHHFINGQYIKSGNYFENINPASEKVLGIVSEGDREDVDKAVAAAREALKGPWGGISRRERSNILRKIGDIILERKEELAALEAMDTGKPYQLALEMDIDRAAHNFYFFSEYLTSMGTESYQQDDLALHYAIRRPVGVVGIINPWNLPLLLLTWKLAPCLAAGNTAVMKPSEWTPMTATLLGEICQEAGVPDGVVNLVHGFGVNSAGEAISEHPDVDAITFTGETTTGRAIMKAAAPSLKKLSFELGGKNPNIIFADSDLDEVIETTLKSSFINQGEVCLCGSRIYVEKEVYEEFLEKFTKATKQLKVGDPFDNDTNVGAVVSEEHFNKVMKYMNLAKEEGGTFLTGGHRSNHMEKGFYIDPTIVTGLDRKSRCVNEEIFGPIVTVIPFDTEENVIEQANDTHYGLAATIWTNDLRRAHRVAGQIESGITWVNTWYLRDLRTPWGGMKNSGIGREGGVHGFEFYSELSNVTIKM; translated from the coding sequence ATGCGTGTAATGGAGACGGACCATAAGAAAATGGGTTCAATTGACTCCCATCATTTTATAAATGGGCAGTATATAAAATCCGGCAATTATTTTGAGAACATCAACCCTGCAAGTGAAAAGGTATTGGGCATCGTTTCAGAGGGTGATCGTGAAGATGTTGATAAGGCTGTAGCGGCTGCTAGGGAAGCATTAAAAGGGCCTTGGGGAGGAATTAGCCGGCGAGAAAGATCCAACATTCTACGAAAAATCGGAGATATTATCCTTGAGAGAAAGGAAGAATTGGCTGCTCTGGAAGCGATGGATACTGGGAAGCCCTATCAATTAGCTTTGGAGATGGATATAGACCGGGCTGCTCACAACTTTTATTTCTTTTCTGAGTACCTCACGTCGATGGGTACTGAATCTTACCAACAGGATGATCTGGCTTTACATTATGCCATTCGTCGTCCGGTGGGCGTCGTAGGCATTATCAATCCATGGAATTTGCCATTGCTACTTTTAACATGGAAACTTGCCCCTTGTCTTGCAGCCGGAAATACTGCGGTTATGAAGCCTTCGGAATGGACGCCGATGACCGCAACCTTACTGGGAGAAATATGTCAAGAAGCCGGTGTTCCGGATGGGGTTGTCAATCTCGTTCATGGCTTTGGTGTGAATTCGGCAGGAGAAGCGATTTCAGAACATCCTGATGTTGATGCGATCACGTTTACAGGTGAGACGACCACTGGAAGAGCGATTATGAAAGCTGCTGCACCGTCATTGAAAAAGCTCTCATTTGAATTGGGTGGAAAAAACCCCAACATTATATTTGCGGATTCGGATCTTGATGAAGTGATTGAAACAACGTTGAAATCAAGTTTTATCAATCAAGGTGAGGTTTGTTTATGCGGATCGCGCATTTATGTTGAAAAAGAGGTATATGAGGAATTCTTGGAGAAATTCACAAAAGCGACTAAGCAACTAAAGGTCGGCGATCCGTTCGATAACGATACAAATGTTGGTGCTGTGGTCAGTGAAGAGCATTTTAACAAAGTTATGAAGTATATGAATCTAGCTAAAGAAGAGGGCGGAACGTTCCTTACGGGTGGCCATCGATCAAATCATATGGAAAAAGGGTTTTATATTGATCCGACGATCGTAACCGGCTTGGATAGAAAGTCTCGTTGTGTCAATGAAGAAATTTTCGGCCCTATTGTAACAGTCATCCCTTTTGATACTGAAGAGAATGTCATTGAACAGGCGAATGACACGCATTACGGACTTGCCGCCACGATTTGGACGAATGATTTACGTCGGGCCCACCGTGTTGCAGGACAGATAGAGTCAGGCATCACCTGGGTAAACACTTGGTATTTAAGAGATCTAAGAACACCTTGGGGTGGAATGAAAAACAGCGGTATCGGTCGAGAAGGTGGCGTACATGGTTTTGAATTTTATAGTGAATTATCTAATGTCACAATAAAGATGTAA
- a CDS encoding 2-keto-4-pentenoate hydratase yields MKGKTHELSEYLITAEKNGEGVQPLTTLHPTLNIEEAYNIQLETIQSKVSNEDEVVGKKIGLTSKAMQNLLGVDEPDYGHLLRSMQVKNDGQVKLNKVMQPKVEGEIAFVLKNDLSGPNVTTDEVVTSTDYIVPAIEIVDSRILNWEITLPDTIADNASSGLYILGDETYEINDMDLGEINMVLYKNNEEINRGKGSAALGNPAYCVAWLANKLYDYAITLKAGEVILSGALSAAIEAASGDEFTASFGGMEDVSIRFA; encoded by the coding sequence GTGAAGGGAAAAACACACGAACTATCAGAGTATTTAATCACGGCAGAAAAGAACGGGGAGGGTGTTCAGCCCCTTACCACGCTACATCCTACATTAAATATAGAGGAAGCATACAATATTCAGTTAGAAACAATCCAATCGAAAGTGAGCAACGAGGACGAGGTTGTAGGAAAGAAAATTGGTTTAACCTCAAAGGCCATGCAAAATCTGCTTGGCGTGGATGAACCGGATTATGGTCACCTTTTACGAAGCATGCAAGTTAAAAATGATGGGCAAGTCAAGTTAAATAAGGTAATGCAACCAAAAGTAGAAGGTGAAATTGCATTCGTTTTAAAGAATGATCTTTCTGGCCCTAATGTGACAACCGATGAAGTGGTTACGAGTACAGATTATATTGTTCCGGCTATAGAGATTGTTGATAGCAGAATATTGAATTGGGAGATTACATTGCCGGACACCATTGCCGATAATGCTTCATCAGGTCTTTATATCTTAGGTGATGAAACTTATGAGATAAATGATATGGACCTCGGTGAAATAAACATGGTGCTCTACAAAAATAATGAAGAGATCAATAGAGGAAAAGGATCCGCAGCGTTAGGAAACCCTGCTTACTGTGTGGCGTGGCTTGCCAACAAACTTTATGATTATGCGATAACATTAAAAGCTGGAGAAGTCATTCTATCCGGAGCGTTATCGGCCGCTATTGAAGCAGCATCCGGAGATGAATTCACCGCATCCTTTGGCGGTATGGAAGACGTTAGCATCAGATTTGCATAA
- a CDS encoding acetaldehyde dehydrogenase (acetylating): protein MQKMKVGIIGSGNIGTDLMMKLHQSEHLDMSALIGIDRDSDGLKRAESYGYHVFDNGIDEFMEQSHLADLLFDATSAKAHAYHAEKLANTGKHMLDLTPAAIGPFVVPTVNLNEHMEKKNVNMITCGGQATIPIVHAVSTVASVEYAEIVATIASKSAGPGTRANIDEFTITTANGLEKIGGAKKGKAIIILNPAEPPIMMRDTVHCNVYGASAHKEEITTAIKKKVEQVSQYVPGYRLRSDPIFDGDQITVFLEIEGSADYLPAYSGNLDIMTSSAVKVAEEIARHQITMSEKV, encoded by the coding sequence TTGCAGAAAATGAAAGTAGGCATCATAGGGTCGGGCAATATCGGCACTGATCTTATGATGAAGCTGCACCAATCGGAACACCTGGATATGTCGGCGCTGATTGGTATTGATCGGGATTCAGACGGATTGAAACGGGCAGAATCTTATGGTTATCACGTATTTGACAATGGGATAGATGAATTTATGGAACAGTCTCATCTAGCGGATTTACTATTTGATGCGACTTCAGCAAAGGCCCACGCTTATCATGCAGAAAAGTTAGCTAATACAGGGAAGCACATGCTTGATTTAACGCCTGCTGCCATTGGTCCATTCGTGGTTCCGACCGTCAATCTCAATGAACATATGGAAAAGAAAAACGTGAACATGATTACATGCGGGGGGCAAGCGACTATTCCAATTGTCCACGCAGTGAGTACTGTTGCATCGGTAGAATATGCGGAAATTGTCGCGACCATTGCCAGTAAAAGTGCAGGGCCGGGTACGAGAGCGAATATAGATGAATTTACGATTACGACAGCAAACGGGCTTGAAAAAATCGGAGGCGCTAAAAAAGGAAAAGCCATCATCATTCTTAACCCGGCCGAACCACCGATTATGATGAGAGACACTGTCCATTGCAACGTATACGGAGCAAGCGCCCACAAAGAAGAAATTACGACTGCTATAAAAAAGAAAGTAGAGCAAGTTAGTCAGTATGTTCCTGGTTACAGGCTGAGGTCTGATCCAATATTTGATGGAGATCAAATTACTGTTTTTCTTGAAATTGAGGGAAGTGCAGATTACCTTCCTGCTTATTCCGGTAATTTAGATATTATGACTTCTTCTGCGGTAAAAGTTGCGGAGGAAATTGCGAGACATCAAATAACAATGTCTGAAAAAGTCTAA